A genomic segment from Janthinobacterium sp. 64 encodes:
- the rpsD gene encoding 30S ribosomal protein S4, producing the protein MARYIGPKAKLSRREGTDLFLKSARRSLDSKCKLDVKPGQHGVKSGARTSDYGNQLREKQKVKRMYGVLERQFRRYFAEADRRKGNTGETLLKLLETRLDNVCYRMGFGSTRAEARQLVSHKAFTVNGIVVNIASYAVKVGDIVAVREKSKKQVRIVEALSLAEQVGMPSWVSVDAKKMEGTFKSLPERNEIANDVNESLIVELYSR; encoded by the coding sequence GTGGCACGTTATATCGGACCTAAAGCAAAACTCTCCCGCCGTGAAGGTACTGACCTGTTCCTGAAGAGCGCACGTCGCTCGCTCGACAGCAAGTGCAAACTGGACGTCAAACCAGGCCAGCACGGTGTCAAATCCGGCGCCCGCACCTCGGACTACGGTAACCAACTGCGCGAAAAGCAAAAAGTAAAACGCATGTACGGCGTGCTGGAACGTCAATTCCGCCGCTACTTCGCTGAAGCAGACCGTCGTAAAGGCAACACCGGCGAAACGCTGTTGAAGTTGCTGGAAACGCGTCTGGACAACGTTTGCTACCGCATGGGCTTTGGTTCGACCCGCGCTGAAGCGCGTCAATTGGTCAGCCACAAAGCGTTCACCGTGAACGGTATCGTTGTGAACATCGCTTCGTACGCTGTCAAAGTTGGCGACATCGTTGCTGTTCGTGAAAAATCGAAAAAGCAAGTGCGTATCGTTGAAGCACTGTCGCTGGCTGAACAAGTTGGTATGCCTAGCTGGGTTTCGGTTGATGCCAAGAAAATGGAAGGTACCTTCAAGTCCCTGCCAGAGCGTAACGAAATCGCTAACGACGTCAACGAATCGCTGATCGTCGAGCTGTACTCGCGTTAA
- the rpsK gene encoding 30S ribosomal protein S11 — MAKSQNNAASARVRKKVKKNVAEGIAHVHASFNNTIITITDRQGNALSWATSGGAGFKGSRKSTPFAAQVAAEAAGKVAVECGVKNLEVRIKGPGPGRESAVRALNNLGIKITEIQDVTPVPHNGCRPPKRRRI; from the coding sequence ATGGCTAAGTCGCAAAATAACGCCGCATCAGCACGCGTGCGTAAAAAAGTTAAAAAGAACGTCGCTGAAGGCATTGCACATGTCCACGCTTCGTTCAATAACACCATCATTACCATCACCGATCGTCAAGGCAATGCCTTGTCGTGGGCTACCTCCGGCGGTGCAGGCTTCAAGGGTTCGCGTAAATCGACCCCGTTCGCAGCGCAGGTCGCCGCGGAAGCCGCTGGTAAAGTGGCTGTTGAGTGTGGCGTCAAGAACCTGGAAGTACGTATCAAGGGCCCAGGTCCTGGTCGTGAATCCGCCGTTCGCGCGCTGAACAACCTGGGCATCAAGATCACCGAGATCCAGGACGTGACGCCGGTACCGCACAACGGTTGCCGTCCACCGAAACGTCGTCGTATCTAA
- a CDS encoding Spy/CpxP family protein refolding chaperone, producing MNASMTTLRKNLIIAMSVLGMGAASLTVHAQEAAASAPAASSKMQHEGQRGQHRAGNPAERMAKYQARLHDKLKLTAAQESAWATFTAANAPKKPMGDWKARREAMAKLSAPERMEQWIAMSKERIADQESRLASLKTFYAVLTPEQKKVFDDSVPGGKHGGHRGGHHGMHQQPKAG from the coding sequence ATGAACGCCTCAATGACAACCTTGCGCAAGAATTTGATCATCGCCATGAGCGTGCTCGGCATGGGAGCGGCATCGCTGACCGTCCACGCCCAGGAAGCGGCCGCCAGCGCGCCTGCCGCCAGCAGCAAGATGCAACATGAAGGCCAGCGCGGCCAGCACCGCGCAGGCAATCCTGCCGAACGCATGGCCAAATACCAGGCCCGTCTGCACGACAAGCTGAAGCTGACGGCCGCCCAGGAATCGGCCTGGGCCACTTTCACGGCCGCCAACGCGCCGAAAAAACCGATGGGCGACTGGAAAGCCAGGCGCGAAGCGATGGCCAAGCTGTCGGCGCCGGAACGCATGGAGCAATGGATCGCCATGTCGAAGGAACGCATCGCCGACCAGGAAAGCCGATTGGCCTCGCTGAAAACGTTTTACGCCGTGCTGACGCCGGAGCAAAAGAAAGTGTTTGACGACAGCGTGCCTGGCGGCAAGCACGGCGGCCATCGCGGTGGCCACCATGGTATGCATCAGCAGCCCAAAGCTGGGTAG
- a CDS encoding DNA-directed RNA polymerase subunit alpha, whose translation MQNSLLKPRIIDVEALGAGHAKVVMEPFERGYGHTLGNALRRVLLSSMVGYAPTEVTIAGVVHEYSSLDGVQEDVVDLLLNLKGVVFKVHNRDSVTLTLKKEGEGAILASDIDLPHDVELINPDHVIAHLTAGGKLDMQIKVEKGRGYVPGNVRRLSEDTNKTIGRIILDASFSPVRRVSYFVESARVEQRTDLDKLIINIETNGVISPEEAIRQSARVLVDQLNVFAALEGTEAAAEAPSRAPLVDPILLRPVDDLELTVRSANCLKAENIYYIGDLIQRSENELLKTPNLGRKSLNEIKEVLASRGLTLGMKLENWPPAGLEK comes from the coding sequence ATGCAAAACAGTTTGTTGAAGCCACGTATTATCGATGTTGAAGCTCTCGGTGCAGGTCACGCCAAAGTCGTGATGGAACCGTTCGAGCGCGGCTATGGCCACACATTGGGTAACGCGTTGCGCCGCGTTCTGCTGTCGTCGATGGTGGGCTACGCGCCGACCGAAGTGACGATCGCCGGCGTCGTCCACGAATATTCCTCCCTCGATGGCGTGCAAGAAGACGTCGTCGATCTGTTGCTGAACTTGAAGGGTGTGGTTTTCAAAGTCCACAACCGCGATTCGGTAACCCTGACCCTGAAAAAAGAAGGCGAAGGCGCGATCCTGGCCTCCGACATCGACCTGCCGCATGACGTCGAACTGATCAACCCTGACCACGTGATCGCCCACCTGACCGCTGGTGGCAAGCTGGACATGCAGATCAAGGTTGAAAAAGGCCGCGGCTACGTTCCTGGTAACGTGCGTCGCCTGTCGGAAGACACGAACAAGACCATCGGCCGCATCATCCTGGACGCGTCGTTCTCGCCAGTGCGCCGTGTATCGTACTTCGTTGAATCGGCCCGCGTTGAACAACGTACCGACCTGGACAAGCTGATCATCAACATCGAAACCAACGGCGTGATCTCGCCGGAAGAAGCGATCCGCCAGTCGGCCCGCGTCCTGGTGGACCAGTTGAATGTGTTCGCTGCCCTGGAAGGCACGGAAGCCGCCGCCGAAGCGCCATCGCGCGCTCCGCTGGTCGATCCTATCCTGTTGCGTCCAGTCGACGACCTGGAGTTGACCGTGCGTTCGGCGAACTGCCTGAAAGCGGAAAACATCTACTACATCGGCGACCTGATCCAACGTTCGGAAAACGAACTGCTGAAAACGCCAAATCTGGGCCGCAAGTCCCTGAACGAAATCAAGGAAGTGCTGGCATCGCGCGGCTTGACCTTGGGCATGAAGCTGGAAAACTGGCCGCCTGCAGGCCTGGAAAAGTAA
- the dsbD gene encoding protein-disulfide reductase DsbD: MSRFLSSATARAAPRHRFLTWFAACCFLLIAVFGAGHARADDEFLDPELAFKFSARMQDPSTIAVTYVIADGYYMYHERFKFEAVGAKLGTPVYPAGKVKFDDTFQKNVETFRKTLTITIPVEAAGAFTLKATGQGCSDKGLCYAPQDATAQLVGGGGQSMAPGGLPSKFALPAAPAVDTAAVNGPQAQASPGVSVLSIPQANITSTPDPVAAAPVAASAAPVGEMGIAEAALKSGKLLVIVPLFLVFGLALSFTPCVLPMVPILSSIIVGEGAGIKRSRSFLLSLTYVLGMAIIYTALGVVAGLLGEGLAARLQNPWVLGTFAVLLALLSLSMFGFYELQVPAALQQRLTKASNQQASGKLVGVFVMGAISALIVGPCVAGPLAGVLLYISQTGNAVLGGQALFTLAMGMGIPLLLVGASAGWLLPRAGVWMDAVKRFFGFMLLVTAWWMVSPVLPGAVKMLGWTALGIGYGMYLLNGKASWVARAFGLVFAVLGAVQLVGVASGGRDPLAPLAHLGGGQVHAQPFTRVKTVAQLDAALAQLNGKPALLDFYADWCVSCIEMEKLTFVDPAVREKMGQAVLLQVDVTANDADDKAMLKRFQLFGPPGIIMFNPQGQEIAQSRVIGFQNAATFLTSLRKLEE, translated from the coding sequence ATGTCCCGTTTCCTCTCCAGCGCCACCGCGCGCGCCGCGCCACGCCATCGTTTTCTCACCTGGTTTGCTGCCTGTTGCTTCCTGTTGATCGCCGTTTTTGGCGCCGGCCATGCCCGCGCCGACGATGAATTCCTCGATCCCGAGCTGGCCTTCAAATTTTCCGCCCGCATGCAGGACCCGTCCACCATCGCCGTCACCTATGTGATTGCCGATGGCTACTATATGTACCACGAGCGCTTCAAGTTCGAGGCCGTGGGCGCCAAGCTGGGCACGCCCGTGTATCCGGCTGGCAAGGTCAAGTTTGACGACACCTTCCAGAAGAACGTGGAAACGTTCCGCAAGACGCTCACCATCACGATACCCGTGGAAGCGGCCGGCGCGTTCACCCTGAAGGCGACGGGGCAAGGCTGCTCCGACAAGGGCTTGTGCTATGCGCCGCAGGATGCGACGGCCCAGCTGGTGGGCGGCGGCGGCCAGAGCATGGCGCCGGGCGGCTTGCCGTCGAAGTTTGCCTTGCCGGCCGCGCCGGCCGTCGACACGGCAGCCGTCAACGGGCCGCAGGCGCAAGCATCGCCTGGCGTATCCGTGCTGAGCATTCCCCAGGCGAACATCACCAGCACACCGGATCCCGTCGCAGCAGCTCCCGTCGCGGCAAGCGCCGCGCCTGTTGGCGAGATGGGGATTGCCGAAGCCGCATTGAAAAGCGGCAAGCTGCTGGTGATCGTGCCGCTCTTCCTGGTATTCGGCCTGGCGCTGTCGTTTACACCGTGCGTGTTGCCGATGGTGCCGATCTTGTCGTCGATCATCGTCGGCGAAGGCGCCGGCATCAAGCGCTCTCGCTCTTTCCTGCTATCGCTGACTTATGTGTTGGGCATGGCCATCATTTATACCGCACTGGGCGTGGTGGCTGGCCTGCTCGGTGAAGGACTGGCGGCGCGGCTGCAGAATCCTTGGGTGCTGGGTACGTTTGCAGTGTTGTTGGCGCTGCTGTCGCTGTCGATGTTCGGCTTTTACGAGTTGCAAGTACCGGCTGCATTGCAGCAGCGTTTGACCAAGGCATCGAACCAGCAAGCTTCGGGCAAGCTGGTTGGCGTATTTGTCATGGGTGCCATTTCGGCACTGATCGTTGGCCCATGCGTGGCTGGTCCGCTGGCCGGTGTGCTGCTTTACATCAGTCAGACTGGCAACGCGGTACTCGGTGGCCAGGCACTGTTCACCTTGGCGATGGGGATGGGCATTCCGCTGTTATTGGTGGGCGCGTCGGCCGGCTGGCTGTTGCCGCGTGCCGGCGTCTGGATGGATGCGGTCAAGCGCTTCTTCGGCTTCATGCTGCTCGTGACGGCATGGTGGATGGTGTCTCCCGTATTGCCGGGCGCCGTGAAGATGCTGGGCTGGACGGCGCTCGGTATCGGTTATGGCATGTATTTGCTGAACGGTAAGGCCAGCTGGGTCGCCAGGGCCTTCGGCCTCGTGTTTGCCGTGCTGGGCGCGGTGCAACTGGTTGGCGTGGCCAGCGGTGGCCGCGACCCGCTGGCGCCGCTGGCGCACCTCGGCGGTGGCCAGGTGCACGCGCAACCATTTACGCGTGTAAAGACCGTGGCGCAGCTCGACGCGGCGCTGGCGCAATTGAATGGCAAGCCGGCCTTGCTGGACTTTTATGCGGACTGGTGCGTGTCGTGCATCGAGATGGAAAAGCTGACCTTCGTCGACCCTGCCGTGCGCGAGAAAATGGGGCAAGCCGTGCTGCTGCAAGTGGATGTGACGGCCAATGATGCGGACGACAAGGCCATGCTGAAACGTTTTCAGCTGTTCGGCCCGCCCGGCATCATCATGTTCAACCCGCAGGGGCAGGAAATCGCCCAGTCGCGCGTAATCGGCTTCCAGAATGCGGCCACTTTCCTGACCTCGTTGCGCAAGCTAGAGGAGTAG
- the rplQ gene encoding 50S ribosomal protein L17: protein MRHGHGLRKLNRTSSHRLAMLRNMTVSLLRHEAIKTTLPKAKELRRVVEPILTLGKTDCLANKRLAFNRLRDREMVLKLFAELGPRYANRNGGYVRILKMGFRVGDNAPMAFVELMDRPDTTEAVEIAGE from the coding sequence ATGCGTCACGGTCACGGCCTCCGTAAACTGAATCGTACCTCGTCCCACCGTCTGGCAATGCTGCGCAACATGACAGTATCGCTGCTGCGTCACGAAGCGATCAAAACCACCCTGCCAAAAGCAAAAGAACTGCGCCGCGTTGTCGAGCCAATTCTGACCTTGGGCAAAACTGACTGCCTGGCAAACAAGCGTCTGGCCTTCAACCGCCTGCGCGATCGTGAAATGGTCTTGAAGCTGTTCGCTGAACTGGGCCCACGTTACGCCAACCGTAACGGCGGCTATGTGCGCATCCTGAAAATGGGTTTCCGCGTAGGCGATAACGCTCCTATGGCGTTCGTCGAACTGATGGATCGTCCAGACACGACCGAAGCAGTTGAAATCGCTGGCGAGTAA